The nucleotide sequence ATACCCCTTCCCGAAGATTAAAAACATACGCGCCTTGATCGGTGTTGATTAATCCTTTGGCTCTTTCCACCTCAAGACCAGACAACCAGTTACGTATATTTTCCAGAGAAAATAATTGCTGCCCCTGAATCAACCACCCCAATGAGAAATGTCCCTGTCCATGATTGCTCAATCGGCGCAACATTTCATCGGCTGCCAAGGGTTGCTGAGTATCCAGTCCGGCATCTTTTTTGTGAGCATGTGCGTGCGCTTCCGGGTGTATTGCCAGACGTTGTGGATCAGCAGGATAGTGTAATAAGGCAATATCCAATTCTCCCTGAGTCACCAACACTGCGGCTGACTTTTCAGGCTGTGAATGCTTCACCAGGGTTTCAAACTGTGCTTTGTCATCGTCATTGGCCAGATCCGTTTTATTCGCCACCAGCACATCGGCTAACTGAATCTGATCAATAAAAGTTTCATGTTGTGTATAACGGGTTTGGCTCAGGTGGCGAGGATCAATCAGACAGACGCTGGCACCAATTTCCAGAACGTCCTGATAATGCTCGTTACGCAGCGTTTCAAGAATATTACGCGGATGCCCTAACCCCGTTGGCTCAATTAATAAAACATCCGGCTTTTCTTTGGCAATCAGCAGGTTCAGCCCCATCTGAAAAGGCAGGCCAGAAACACAACACAGGCAGCCACCCGGAATTTCTTTGGTCACGACCTTGTTAAATTCCCCCGCCTGAGACTCCAGGATGGCGCCATCAACCCCCACTTCACCAAACTCATTCACCAGCACGGCCCACTTTTCAGCCTCTGGTTTTTGTTTTAATAAATTAATAATCGCGGTGGTTTTTCCCACCCCTAAAAACCCGGTAATAATATGTGTACGAATCACATTGAATCTCTTTAAAAATAATGTCGTGTTTTTATTAGGGCTAATTAAAAACCCGTTATTCAAGCTCACGCAATACCGTGAGCGGAGCAACGTTAACCGCTGCCCGCATTAAAAAACGCCCCACCAGCACTAACATCACAACCGTTGCCGGTGGCAACCATAACCAGGCCCGGCCCAACCCCTGAAAAACACCCTGATAAGGAATATTCAGCAAATATTGATACAAACCAAAAACAATGACCTCTCCCCCCAATAAAGCCAGCAAAGCGGAGGTCAGCGCCAGTAATGAAAACTCGGCCGTCTGAGCCTTGCGAATCACCACACGACTGGCACCCAATGTTCGCAAGATCGCTCCCTCACGCAGGCGTTCATTTAAACTGGCAATCAGCGTAGCAATCATCACCAGAGCTGCGGCAATTAAAACAAAGGTCAGAATCAATTCAACCGCCAGGCTCACTTGCATTAATAATGTCTGGATTTGCCCGAGTACAATCTGCATATCCAATAAAGTCACGGTGGGAAAATCACGAATTAACTGAGTGAGTTGCTGCTGTTGCTCTGGTGGCACATAAAAACTGGTTAAGTAGCTACCGGGTAGCTGATCCAGCACATCCGGGGAAAACATCATATAAAAATTCGGCGATAATGAACCCCAGTCCACCTCTCGGATACTGGAAATGGTCGCCTGAAAATCAACGCCTCCCGCTCGGAAAAATAACCGATCGCCTAACCCGACACCTAAACGTTCCGCCAGTTTTTCTTCAACAGAAACCTGGTTTTCAGCATTGTTAATCGCTTGCCAGTCTCCGGCAACAATACGATTGGAATCTGGTAATTGCCGGTCGGACGTCAAAGCTAAATCGCGATTAATCGCCGGATCAGCAGCGATATCAAGATTTTGTACATCCTGATCGTTAATTTTCAGCAAACGTCCGGGCACCATGGTGTATAAGCGCTCGGTACGATACCCCGCTGCCTCAACCTGCTGGTAAAACGCATCTTTTTCATACGGTTGAATATTAATGGCAAACACATTGGGGGCATCGTCCGGTAGGCTGGCCTGCCAGTCAGCCAATAAATCATTGCGCACCACACCAATCACCACCATCACCAGCAACGTCAGTGAAAAAGCGAGTACCTGCCCGGCTGTCTGGCGGCTATTACGGCTCAGATGCTGCCAGGCAAAGCGCAATACCAAAGGCAGCGACGTCTGACTCAGGGGCTTACGCAACAAGGCAATTGCGCCGTGCAGCAGAGCCAATAACAACAGAACAACAATCCCGCCTCCCATCATCATCCCCAACGTCAGTGGCAGGTCCTGGGTGAAAAACCAGAGCAGTAGCGTTAAAGCCGCCAAAGCCAATAACGTGATCAGCCAACCGGACAAAGGCACGGGGGTAATATCCCGGCGCAACACGCGTAAAGGCGCAACACGAGAGAGCGGCAAAATATACGGTAAAGCAAAACCAAATAAGGTCAGCACACCACTACTGGCGCCCAACAACCAGGCTGACAACGGGGCCGATGGTAAATGCTCTGGCAAAATTCCCTGCAATAATTGAATCAGCCCTTGCTGCAATGACGCCGCCAGACTGCTGCCCACCACCGTAGCGAGCAATGCCAGAATGACCAGCTGCCAGGCATACACCTGATACACCTGGCGTTGCTGTAAACCAAAAGTGCGCATCAGAGCGCTGATATCATAATGGCGCTGTGCATAACGCTGGGCACAGATAGCAACAGCCACACTGGCCAATACAACGGCCAATAATGCCGCTAAACCCAAATAACGTCGTGCACGATCGAGTGCATTCGACATCGCCTGATTGCTGTCTTGTAAGGATTCAAAACTCTGATTCGCTTCCAACGGCCAGCCATTGCGCAACTGCTGCAACACCTCGCCATCACCTTTCAGCAACAGGCGATACTGCAACCGGCTGCCAGGGCCTAATAACGATGAGTTTTCCACATCCTGCCAGTGAATCATCACCCGGGGTGATAAGGTGTAAAAATTACCGCCGCGGTCACTTTCTTCAAGAATCACCGCGCTGATGCGATATTCCCCCTCTCCGAGTTCGAGGGTGTCACCGACCTCGGCTTGCAATAACGCCAATAAACGCGGCTCCACCCACACCTCACCCGGTTGTGGCCCTTGTGTTGCCAGAGTATGCGAGGCGGTTTGTTGATAAACCTGGTCACTGATTAATAATCGCCCACGCAACGGATACCCTTCATCCACAGCTTTGATCGCCGCCAACGACATCTCGTCGCCTTTCAGTACCACACTCGGAAACGTCAGTGTACGCGCCGTTTTGACACCTTGCTGTTGAGCTTGCAGGCGCCACTCATCGTTAATCAGGCTGGTCGATTTTAAGCGCAGGTCTGCGCCTAATAAGTCGTTTGAGCGCGACTGCATGGCCAGATCCAAACGCGCACTGAACAGTGAAATAGCAGTGGTGGAAGTCACGGCAATTAATAATGCCACCAGAATCAGGGTGAGTTCTCCACTTCTGGCTTCACGCGCCAATAAGCGTAATGCAAGGCGGATCGGCATCAGACTCATGGCAACACCTCTGTCGCAGTGACTGCCTCAGCTTCCGTTACTGACTGCAAGCGGCCATCTACCATTTCCACCTGGCGCGAACACCGGGCCGCCAGCTGTGGATCGTGGGTGACCAGAACCAGCGTGGTTCCCTGCTCCTGATTCATACGGAATAACAATTCTTCAATCTGATGCCCAGTGGCCCGATCCAGATTACCGGTTGGTTCATCGGCGAATAAAATTTTGGGCGAACCGGCAAATGCCCGGGCAATGGCAACACGTTGCTGTTCGCCACCCGATAACTGTGTCGGATAATGTTGCTCGCGATGATCCAGACCGACCTGAGCCAACCAGGACTGAGCTTGCTGCCGGGCATTCGCGGCATTCATTATTTCTAACGGCAGCATCACGTTTTCCAGTGCTGTCAGGCCTGGCAGCAACTGAAAGTTCTGGAACACAAACGACACACCCTTAGCTCGCACGGCAGCTCGCTGATCCTCATCCATATCATCAATGCGCTGCCCTAATAAATGGATTTGTCCGGAAGTCGGCTGATCCAGGCCTGCCATCAGCCCTAACAAGGTCGATTTGCCACTGCCCGAGGCACCCACAACAGCAACGCTTTCACCCGACTTGATCTCAATATCAACACCCTGCAAGATGACCAGTTCCTGATTGCCAGCCTGCACCCGCTTTTCCAGCCCTCTAATAATCAATGAGGCGTCATCAAACGAAAGAGAAGCGTGTCTAGAATTACCGGAGAGTGTTGTGTCAGTTGTCATCGTATTACGAAACCTGCTGTTAGTCGTATTCATGGGCATGTTATCCGTGACGGCTATTGCCGCCGCCAATGATGCCCACTCCAAAACCATTCTGATCGTTGGAGACAGCATTAGTGCCGGATTTGGCATCCCGTTGCAACAGGGATGGGTGGCGTTATTAGGTAAAGAATTGCAACGCCTGGGCCACAACACCCAAATCATTAATGCCAGTATCAGCGGCGACACCACCCAGGGAGGTGT is from Bacterioplanoides sp. SCSIO 12839 and encodes:
- a CDS encoding GTP-binding protein translates to MIRTHIITGFLGVGKTTAIINLLKQKPEAEKWAVLVNEFGEVGVDGAILESQAGEFNKVVTKEIPGGCLCCVSGLPFQMGLNLLIAKEKPDVLLIEPTGLGHPRNILETLRNEHYQDVLEIGASVCLIDPRHLSQTRYTQHETFIDQIQLADVLVANKTDLANDDDKAQFETLVKHSQPEKSAAVLVTQGELDIALLHYPADPQRLAIHPEAHAHAHKKDAGLDTQQPLAADEMLRRLSNHGQGHFSLGWLIQGQQLFSLENIRNWLSGLEVERAKGLINTDQGAYVFNLREGVLTEMPTRALDESRLELISSAALDEDALQQALLACLQSNE
- a CDS encoding ABC transporter permease; protein product: MSLMPIRLALRLLAREARSGELTLILVALLIAVTSTTAISLFSARLDLAMQSRSNDLLGADLRLKSTSLINDEWRLQAQQQGVKTARTLTFPSVVLKGDEMSLAAIKAVDEGYPLRGRLLISDQVYQQTASHTLATQGPQPGEVWVEPRLLALLQAEVGDTLELGEGEYRISAVILEESDRGGNFYTLSPRVMIHWQDVENSSLLGPGSRLQYRLLLKGDGEVLQQLRNGWPLEANQSFESLQDSNQAMSNALDRARRYLGLAALLAVVLASVAVAICAQRYAQRHYDISALMRTFGLQQRQVYQVYAWQLVILALLATVVGSSLAASLQQGLIQLLQGILPEHLPSAPLSAWLLGASSGVLTLFGFALPYILPLSRVAPLRVLRRDITPVPLSGWLITLLALAALTLLLWFFTQDLPLTLGMMMGGGIVVLLLLALLHGAIALLRKPLSQTSLPLVLRFAWQHLSRNSRQTAGQVLAFSLTLLVMVVIGVVRNDLLADWQASLPDDAPNVFAINIQPYEKDAFYQQVEAAGYRTERLYTMVPGRLLKINDQDVQNLDIAADPAINRDLALTSDRQLPDSNRIVAGDWQAINNAENQVSVEEKLAERLGVGLGDRLFFRAGGVDFQATISSIREVDWGSLSPNFYMMFSPDVLDQLPGSYLTSFYVPPEQQQQLTQLIRDFPTVTLLDMQIVLGQIQTLLMQVSLAVELILTFVLIAAALVMIATLIASLNERLREGAILRTLGASRVVIRKAQTAEFSLLALTSALLALLGGEVIVFGLYQYLLNIPYQGVFQGLGRAWLWLPPATVVMLVLVGRFLMRAAVNVAPLTVLRELE
- a CDS encoding ABC transporter ATP-binding protein translates to MTTDTTLSGNSRHASLSFDDASLIIRGLEKRVQAGNQELVILQGVDIEIKSGESVAVVGASGSGKSTLLGLMAGLDQPTSGQIHLLGQRIDDMDEDQRAAVRAKGVSFVFQNFQLLPGLTALENVMLPLEIMNAANARQQAQSWLAQVGLDHREQHYPTQLSGGEQQRVAIARAFAGSPKILFADEPTGNLDRATGHQIEELLFRMNQEQGTTLVLVTHDPQLAARCSRQVEMVDGRLQSVTEAEAVTATEVLP